The proteins below are encoded in one region of Acidimicrobiia bacterium:
- a CDS encoding DUF302 domain-containing protein, with translation MEQRPYGLRVVLEAGLEEAEARTRVALAAEGFGILTEIDVKATLKQKIDVDRPGYKILGACNPPLANRALNADEEIGLLLPCNVVVYEHGPSTIVEALDPGIMSSVTDAPEMVEIAAEARARLARAMESLEAG, from the coding sequence ATGGAACAGCGACCCTATGGGCTACGCGTCGTGCTCGAGGCCGGACTCGAGGAGGCAGAAGCACGGACCCGCGTCGCGCTGGCCGCCGAGGGCTTCGGTATTCTCACCGAGATCGATGTCAAAGCGACCCTCAAACAGAAAATCGACGTTGATCGGCCGGGGTACAAGATTCTCGGCGCCTGCAATCCCCCACTTGCCAACCGTGCCCTCAACGCAGATGAGGAGATCGGCTTGCTTCTCCCCTGCAACGTTGTCGTCTACGAACACGGGCCCAGCACGATTGTCGAAGCACTCGACCCCGGCATCATGAGTTCCGTCACCGATGCGCCGGAAATGGTGGAGATCGCCGCAGAGGCGCGGGCGAGACTGGCGAGAGCGATGGAGAGCCTGGAGGCCGGATAG